Proteins encoded together in one Pseudomonas sp. ADAK13 window:
- a CDS encoding D-arabinono-1,4-lactone oxidase gives MTSNPVLAQLARAPRLIPWRNWSGAQTCLPLARLAPKTLDELVQVIGQAPGKVRPVGSGHSFSALVPTDGTLLSLSYFNGLLEHDPHTLQATFAAGTPMSRMGQALKDVGQALPNMADIDYQTLAGAISTSTHGTGVGFTSYSGCVTGLQLVTAQGEVLDCDAHHHPEVFSAARVSLGALGVATRVRLQNRTPYRLRERQWIAKTEELLEDVGKNTRENQHWEMLVVTHSDYALSIALNETTDPETPPIDPAEAGGNEFVSIIEKLDKYGSDFPDARRTLLNSLRFFASFEDRVAESYQVYANVRNVRFNEMEYSVPAEHGPACLREILKLINDKDLRTWFPIEYRYVKADDIPLSMFEGRDSCSISVHQHYTMDHHNFFAAVEPIFWKYAGRPHWGKLHTLNARTLQPLYPRWEEFTRVRRELDPSGKFLNAHLSSILGVA, from the coding sequence TTGACCAGTAACCCGGTGCTGGCCCAACTGGCCCGGGCACCACGGCTGATTCCGTGGCGCAACTGGTCGGGGGCGCAAACCTGCCTGCCCCTGGCGCGGCTGGCACCCAAGACCCTCGACGAACTGGTGCAGGTCATCGGCCAGGCACCGGGAAAAGTGCGGCCGGTGGGCTCGGGCCATTCGTTCAGTGCCCTGGTGCCCACCGACGGCACGCTGCTGTCCCTGAGCTATTTCAACGGCCTGCTGGAGCATGACCCGCACACCTTGCAGGCGACCTTCGCCGCCGGCACACCGATGTCGCGCATGGGCCAGGCCTTGAAAGACGTCGGCCAGGCGCTGCCGAACATGGCGGATATCGATTACCAGACCTTGGCCGGGGCGATCTCCACCTCTACCCATGGCACCGGCGTGGGCTTCACCTCTTATTCCGGTTGCGTCACCGGCCTGCAACTGGTGACGGCCCAGGGCGAGGTTCTGGATTGTGACGCCCACCATCACCCTGAAGTGTTCAGCGCCGCCCGGGTATCCCTCGGCGCCCTCGGCGTGGCCACCCGGGTGCGTTTGCAAAACCGCACGCCGTACCGCCTGCGGGAGCGCCAGTGGATCGCCAAGACCGAAGAATTGCTGGAGGACGTAGGGAAAAACACCCGGGAAAACCAGCACTGGGAAATGCTCGTGGTGACCCATTCCGACTACGCGCTGTCCATCGCCCTGAATGAAACCACCGACCCCGAAACCCCGCCCATCGACCCGGCCGAGGCGGGCGGCAACGAGTTTGTGTCGATCATCGAAAAGCTCGACAAATACGGCAGTGATTTCCCCGACGCCCGGCGCACCTTGCTCAACAGCCTGCGGTTTTTCGCCAGCTTCGAAGACCGCGTCGCCGAGTCGTACCAGGTGTACGCCAACGTGCGCAATGTGCGCTTCAACGAGATGGAATATTCGGTGCCCGCCGAACACGGTCCGGCCTGCCTGCGGGAAATCCTCAAGTTGATCAACGACAAGGACCTGCGTACCTGGTTTCCCATCGAGTACCGCTACGTCAAGGCCGACGACATTCCGCTGAGCATGTTCGAGGGCCGCGACAGCTGTTCGATCTCCGTGCATCAGCACTACACCATGGACCACCACAACTTCTTCGCCGCCGTGGAACCGATCTTCTGGAAATACGCCGGCCGCCCGCACTGGGGCAAGTTGCACACCCTCAATGCGCGCACCTTGCAGCCGTTGTACCCGCGCTGGGAAGAGTTCACCCGGGTGCGCCGCGAGCTGGACCCCAGCGGCAAATTCCTTAATGCGCACCTGTCATCGATTTTGGGAGTGGCCTGA